The stretch of DNA TAGCCGGCGCCCTTCGCGATGCGCGTGAAGATGAGCAGCAGCTCCTCGTCCGTGTAGTCGGGGAAGTCGATGGTGCGGGGCATCCGTGACCGCAGGCCAGGGTTGGTGTCGATGAAGTCGTCCATCTCGTCGGGGTAGCCGGCGGCGATGACGACGGTGTCGTGGCGGTGGTCCTCCATGAGCTTCACGAGGGTGTCGATGGCCTCCTGCCCGAAGCCCGACGACGACCCGGCGTCGCGGGCGAGGGAGTACGCCTCGTCGATGAACAGCACCCCGCCCCGCGCCTTCCCGAACGCCTCCGACGTCTTGATGGCGGTCTGCCCGACGTACTCCGCGACGAGCCCCGCGCGGTCGGTCTCCACGACGTGCCCGTCGGGTACGACCTCCAGCGCGGCGTAGATCCGCCCGATCAGCCGCGCGACGGTGGTCTTGCCGGTGCCGGGGTTGCCGCGGAACACCAGGTGGTGGCTCATGACGGCGACCGGCAGGTCGGCGGCGCGCCGCCACTTCTGCACGCGTACCAGCGCGGTGAGCTCCTTGACCTGCTTCTTGACGACGTCGAGGCCGACGAGGCCGTCGAGCTCCTTGAGCGCCTTCTTGAGCTCGGCCTCGCCCGACTTGGTCGTCGTCGGGTCCTTCTCCTTCGCGGCGCCGGTGGCGAGCGGCGCGCCGCTCACGGCGACCTCGGTCCACGCGCCGGCGACGTCGACGGTCCAGCGACGGCCGTTCTCGTCGATGCCCACGAGCGGCGCCAGCAGGGCGGCCGCCTCGTCCTCGCTGACCTGCTTCTTGTCGAGCCGCTGCTTGAGCGTGTCCCAGGTCCGCGCGACCTCGTAGAGCGTCTTCATGGTGACGTCGCTCACGTGGTGCTCCTCCTCCGTCCCGGCACGTGCGTCCGGCCAGTATCGTTCGTCCCATTACGGGGCGGAGCGAGGAGTGCCGTGGCGGGGTCGAACAGCAAGGTGCCGTTGGTCGTCTCTGTGGTGGTCGCCGTCGTCCTCATCGGCGTCGGCATCTCGCGGGTCGGCGGCGGCGGAGGCGGCGGCGGGGCGGAGCCGACGGCGGGTCCGGACAAGCGGACCGGGTGCACGCAGGTCGTCGTCGCGGCGTCGTCGGAGAAGGCCGCGCTGATGAGCAAGATGGCGGGCGAGTACAACGCCGCCAACCGCTCCGTCGACGGTACGTGCGTCTCCGCGAGCGTGTTCACGAAGGCGTCCGGCGGCGGGGCCGAGGCGCTGGCACGAGGCTGGGACGAACGCCTCGACGGCGGCCCCAAGCCGGACGTCTGGTCGCCGGCGTCGTCGTCGTGGGCGGTCATCGTCCGCCAGCGTACGACCGCCCAGGACAAGCCCGACATCATCCCCGGCGAGAAGCCCGCGGACCTGCCGAGCATCGCCAAGACGCCGCTCGTGCTCGCCATGCCGAAGCCGATGGCCGAGGCGCTCGGCTGGCCCGGCAAGGCGCTCGGCTTCGGCGACCTCCTCGACCTGTCGCGCGAGCCGCGCGGCTGGGGGAAGTACGGCCATCCGGAGTGGGGGCAGTTCCGCCTCGGCAAGACCAACCCGAACTTCTCGACGT from Frankiaceae bacterium encodes:
- a CDS encoding AAA family ATPase; the encoded protein is MSDVTMKTLYEVARTWDTLKQRLDKKQVSEDEAAALLAPLVGIDENGRRWTVDVAGAWTEVAVSGAPLATGAAKEKDPTTTKSGEAELKKALKELDGLVGLDVVKKQVKELTALVRVQKWRRAADLPVAVMSHHLVFRGNPGTGKTTVARLIGRIYAALEVVPDGHVVETDRAGLVAEYVGQTAIKTSEAFGKARGGVLFIDEAYSLARDAGSSSGFGQEAIDTLVKLMEDHRHDTVVIAAGYPDEMDDFIDTNPGLRSRMPRTIDFPDYTDEELLLIFTRIAKGAGYTATAGAKKRVRDLLAASARGPGFGNGRAVRTLFEQAVQRQALRLAEEKQPTKGELRALTGDDVAPPLPPSDFEGLHLVTPVS